In Clostridium sporogenes, one genomic interval encodes:
- the fusA gene encoding elongation factor G: MNYSTTNLRNIGIIGHSGSGKTSLAEAILYSTNMVDRLGTIEEGNTVSDYDTEEKKRKISISTTIQPCKWKDTKINLIDMPGYFDFVGEKIQGLKAADIALIVLSATGSIHVGTEKSWNYTTKEKIPKVFYINKLDKENMDFESTLNKLKERYGVSVVPIQYPIGKEQNFKGVINVISNKAIIFNEETHKVETKEVPNELLDKVNECKNMVVEAVAETDEKLLEKYFSEGTLSEKDIYEGLMAGTAKGEIVPVMCGSAIKAIGIETVLEDIVQWFPSPVETKKIEASEGINKNNIEISCNEKDPFSALVFKTIIDPFIGRLSLFKVMSGVLNEESSIYNSTKDKKEKVGKLYFLRGKQQIQTDRVISGDIGAASKLQYTSTGDTLCDLKRKIILKKMDFPKANMTMAALPKSKNDEDKMFYALDKLVEEDPTIYISRDLENAETLISGMGDIHLEVIANRVKNKFGTEIVLDLPKIPYRETIKSISKVQGKHKKQSGGHGQYGDVFIKFEPNKNGEFEFVNNIVGGVVPKQYIPAVEEGILECMKKGVLAEYPVIGIKATIYDGSYHSVDSSEMAFKIAASIAFKKGIKEAKPTLLEPIMRLEVISSEEYMGDIIGDINRKRGKILGMEQEANNLEKIIAEVPQAEIISYATDLRSITQGIGEFSLSFERYDEILDPIEVEKVLSSKNKI, encoded by the coding sequence ATGAATTATAGCACCACCAATCTAAGGAATATAGGCATAATTGGACATAGTGGATCAGGAAAAACTTCTTTAGCAGAAGCTATTTTATATTCTACAAATATGGTAGATAGATTAGGTACCATAGAAGAGGGAAATACTGTATCTGATTATGATACAGAAGAGAAAAAACGAAAAATATCTATATCTACCACAATACAACCGTGTAAATGGAAGGACACAAAAATTAATTTGATTGATATGCCTGGTTATTTTGATTTTGTAGGAGAAAAAATTCAAGGGTTAAAGGCTGCTGATATTGCTCTTATAGTATTATCAGCAACAGGGAGTATACATGTTGGAACAGAAAAGTCTTGGAATTATACAACAAAAGAGAAAATACCTAAAGTATTTTATATAAACAAATTAGATAAAGAAAATATGGATTTTGAAAGCACTTTAAATAAACTTAAAGAAAGATATGGTGTATCTGTAGTGCCTATTCAATACCCTATAGGAAAAGAACAAAATTTTAAAGGCGTAATAAATGTTATTTCTAACAAGGCAATAATATTTAATGAAGAAACACATAAGGTGGAGACAAAAGAAGTACCAAATGAATTATTAGATAAAGTGAATGAATGTAAAAATATGGTTGTAGAAGCCGTAGCTGAAACAGATGAGAAGCTTTTAGAAAAATATTTTAGTGAAGGTACACTAAGTGAAAAAGATATATATGAAGGATTAATGGCAGGCACTGCAAAAGGAGAAATAGTTCCAGTAATGTGTGGGTCGGCTATAAAGGCCATAGGTATTGAAACTGTTTTAGAGGATATAGTTCAATGGTTTCCATCACCAGTAGAAACAAAAAAAATAGAAGCATCAGAGGGAATAAATAAAAACAATATAGAGATAAGTTGTAATGAAAAAGATCCATTTTCAGCACTAGTTTTTAAAACTATTATAGATCCTTTTATAGGTAGATTGTCATTATTTAAAGTAATGAGTGGAGTACTAAATGAAGAAAGCTCTATTTATAATTCAACAAAAGATAAAAAGGAGAAGGTAGGTAAATTATATTTTTTAAGAGGCAAGCAACAAATTCAAACAGATAGAGTAATTTCAGGAGATATAGGAGCAGCAAGTAAATTACAATATACTTCTACAGGGGATACCTTGTGTGATTTAAAAAGAAAAATAATATTGAAAAAAATGGATTTCCCTAAAGCCAATATGACCATGGCAGCATTACCTAAATCAAAAAATGATGAAGATAAAATGTTTTATGCCCTAGATAAATTAGTGGAGGAAGATCCTACAATATATATAAGTAGAGATTTAGAAAATGCAGAAACATTAATATCAGGTATGGGAGATATACATTTAGAAGTAATAGCAAACAGAGTAAAAAATAAATTTGGCACAGAAATAGTGTTAGATTTGCCTAAAATTCCATATAGGGAGACTATAAAATCTATATCTAAGGTCCAAGGAAAACATAAAAAACAATCTGGTGGACATGGCCAATATGGAGATGTATTTATAAAATTTGAACCAAACAAAAATGGAGAGTTTGAATTTGTAAATAATATAGTTGGAGGGGTAGTTCCGAAACAATATATTCCGGCAGTAGAAGAAGGAATTTTAGAATGTATGAAAAAGGGAGTACTAGCAGAATATCCTGTTATAGGAATTAAGGCTACAATATACGATGGTTCATATCACTCAGTGGATTCATCTGAAATGGCTTTTAAAATTGCAGCCTCTATTGCATTTAAGAAGGGAATAAAGGAAGCAAAACCAACTTTATTAGAGCCTATAATGCGTTTAGAAGTAATATCGTCAGAGGAATATATGGGAGATATCATAGGAGATATAAATAGAAAAAGAGGTAAAATTTTAGGTATGGAGCAGGAAGCTAATAATTTAGAAAAAATTATAGCAGAAGTACCACAGGCAGAAATAATAAGTTATGCTACAGATCTAAGAAGTATAACTCAGGGGATAGGTGAATTTTCTTTAAGTTTTGAAAGATATGATGAAATTTTAGATCCTATTGAGGTTGAAAAAGTACTATCTAGTAAAAATAAAATATAG
- a CDS encoding CtsR family transcriptional regulator codes for MIFVARLSDIIEDFIKEMFQENNESELQIKRNELANYFSCAPSQINYVLTTRFTEDKGYYIESKRGGGGCIIIRRIEFTNNKNLKELIVDRIGNSITYDNAINIIDGLVEMAIITEREAIIMKIAINDRVFGNIDISKNMLRANILKNIIMVII; via the coding sequence ATGATATTTGTGGCTAGATTATCTGATATAATAGAGGATTTTATAAAAGAAATGTTTCAAGAAAATAATGAATCAGAATTACAAATAAAAAGAAATGAATTGGCTAATTATTTTAGTTGTGCACCATCTCAAATAAATTATGTTTTAACTACTAGATTTACAGAAGATAAGGGTTATTATATAGAAAGCAAGAGAGGTGGTGGAGGTTGCATTATAATTAGACGTATAGAATTTACTAATAATAAAAACTTGAAAGAGCTTATAGTAGATAGAATAGGGAACAGTATTACATATGATAATGCAATAAATATCATAGATGGGTTAGTAGAAATGGCTATCATAACAGAAAGAGAAGCTATTATAATGAAAATTGCTATAAATGATAGAGTGTTTGGAAATATTGATATAAGTAAAAATATGTTAAGGGCTAATATACTAAAAAATATAATTATGGTTATAATTTAA
- a CDS encoding UvrB/UvrC motif-containing protein — MLCDKCNKNSATVHITKVINGHREEVNLCESCAKQEQGMGITDNLNLMSSFSVQNILANILDYMNKPQEKNISYEITCPHCGTTYNEFKMKGLLGCSECYKVFNDSIIPIIKRIHGNVEHTGKIPEKSGQYIIKQKNLQQLRDKLQKCIKEEEYEKAAEIRDKIKLLENEKEEEA, encoded by the coding sequence ATGTTATGTGATAAATGTAATAAAAATAGTGCAACAGTTCATATAACAAAGGTTATAAATGGACATAGAGAAGAAGTTAATTTATGTGAAAGTTGTGCAAAACAGGAACAAGGAATGGGAATAACAGATAATTTAAATCTTATGTCATCTTTTTCAGTTCAAAATATATTAGCTAATATATTAGATTATATGAATAAGCCTCAAGAAAAAAATATAAGTTATGAAATTACGTGTCCTCATTGCGGAACAACTTATAATGAATTTAAAATGAAAGGTTTATTAGGCTGTAGTGAGTGTTATAAGGTTTTTAATGATAGTATAATTCCAATAATAAAAAGAATTCATGGAAATGTAGAGCATACAGGAAAAATTCCTGAAAAATCAGGACAATATATAATAAAACAAAAGAATTTGCAACAATTAAGAGACAAACTGCAAAAATGCATTAAAGAGGAAGAATATGAAAAAGCCGCAGAAATAAGAGATAAAATAAAGTTATTGGAAAATGAAAAAGAGGAGGAGGCGTAA
- a CDS encoding protein arginine kinase: MNENKKTPLPNDNMVLSSRIRLARNVDKAPFPNKIDNKNGRDIIYRIENEFYKEVEKDAFKTIYLWNLEKKEINSLLEKHIISFNLINNIDKAAIIIDSSEKNSIMINEEDHIRIQSITKGFNLEKAFEKANHIDNMIEKNINLAFDKDLGYLTSCPTNIGTGLRASVMIHLPALSMNNRISALLNAISQLGMTVRGIYGEGSKALGNIYQISNQITLGLDEIEIMNNLKAVIKQIINEENMAREKFIESYEYEIKDKIYRSLALLESAILLDNLECLNYISNVKLGIEMSIIKDIDENIINQLIVDIQPANLNRIYDKEMTEKESRYYRAMLVKERLKKQKFKEGD; this comes from the coding sequence ATGAACGAAAATAAAAAAACTCCTTTGCCAAATGATAACATGGTTTTAAGTAGTAGAATAAGATTAGCTAGGAATGTAGACAAGGCACCCTTTCCAAATAAAATAGATAATAAGAATGGTAGAGATATTATATATAGGATAGAAAATGAATTTTATAAGGAAGTTGAAAAGGACGCATTTAAGACTATATATTTATGGAATCTAGAAAAAAAAGAAATTAATTCATTGTTGGAAAAACACATCATTAGTTTTAACTTAATTAATAATATAGATAAGGCCGCTATAATAATAGATAGTTCTGAAAAAAATAGCATTATGATAAATGAAGAAGATCATATTAGGATACAAAGTATAACAAAGGGTTTTAATTTAGAAAAGGCATTTGAAAAAGCAAACCATATTGATAATATGATTGAAAAAAATATAAATTTAGCCTTTGATAAAGATTTAGGATATTTAACATCCTGCCCAACAAATATTGGAACAGGATTAAGAGCTTCTGTTATGATACATTTACCAGCTCTTTCCATGAATAATAGAATATCAGCATTACTGAATGCTATAAGTCAATTAGGCATGACAGTAAGAGGTATTTATGGGGAAGGTTCTAAAGCTTTAGGAAATATATATCAAATATCAAATCAAATTACTCTAGGCTTAGATGAAATAGAGATAATGAACAATTTAAAGGCAGTAATAAAACAAATAATAAATGAAGAGAATATGGCAAGAGAAAAGTTCATAGAAAGTTATGAATATGAAATAAAGGATAAAATATATAGATCATTAGCATTGTTAGAATCAGCAATACTATTAGATAATTTAGAATGCTTAAATTATATATCTAATGTAAAGCTAGGTATAGAGATGTCAATAATAAAAGATATAGATGAGAATATAATTAATCAATTAATAGTAGATATCCAACCGGCTAACTTAAATAGGATTTATGATAAAGAAATGACTGAGAAAGAAAGTAGATATTATAGAGCTATGTTAGTTAAAGAAAGATTAAAAAAACAAAAGTTTAAGGAGGGTGATTAA
- a CDS encoding ATP-dependent Clp protease ATP-binding subunit has product MMFGRFTERAQKVLMNAQEEAEKFKHGYVGTEHILLGILIEDGEAKQLLNNSGITEDKVRQLIERYEGKGEMDLYKNEIPLTPRTKRLLEMSLLEARNLNHNYITPEHILLGLIREAEGVAFTILSNLGLDVERLKKELIKNLSGEEMLKDEGSKKSAKSSTPTLDQFGRDLTEMAEEGKIDPVIGRDKETQRVLEILCRRTKNNPCLIGEPGVGKTAIAEGLAQNIINGNIPEILKNKRVVTLDLTSMIAGAKYRGEFEDRLKKIMEEVRNSKDTILFIDEIHTIVGAGAAEGAIDAANILKPALARGEIQCIGATTLDEYRKYIEKDSALERRFQPINVGEPTKEETIEILKGLRDKYEAHHRVKFTDDAIYAAVNLSDRYIRDRFLPDKAIDLIDEAGSKVRIENLIAPPDLKNIEEQLDKVVKEKEDAIRVQDFEKAANLRDKEKELKEKLEGLKKDWNAEKEGSNLIVSEQQIASVVSKWTNIPVNKLTEKESERLLKLEDILHNRVIGQEEAIKSVSKSVRRARVGLKDPKRPIGSFIFLGPTGVGKTELTKALAEAMFGNENNMIRVDMSEYMEKHSVSRLIGSPPGYVGHDEGGQLTEKVRTNPYSVVLFDEIEKAHPEVFNILLQILEDGRLTDGKGKTVDFRNTIIIMTSNVGASTISRQKTLGFNTSIEEERETEYEKMKDNIMHELKHSFRPEFLNRIDDIIVFHKLREEHIKEIVKLMLKIVSNRVEDQGIKLEFTEEAEKILAKEGYDTNYGARPLRRAITKIVEDKLSEEILKGNIKKGDSVKVNTIEDKLNFSKI; this is encoded by the coding sequence ATGATGTTTGGAAGATTTACAGAAAGAGCTCAGAAAGTACTTATGAATGCTCAGGAAGAAGCAGAAAAATTCAAACATGGATATGTAGGTACAGAACATATTCTTTTAGGAATTTTAATAGAAGATGGAGAAGCCAAACAATTATTAAATAATTCTGGCATAACAGAAGATAAAGTTAGACAGTTAATAGAAAGATATGAAGGAAAAGGAGAGATGGATCTTTATAAAAATGAAATTCCACTTACTCCAAGAACAAAAAGATTACTTGAAATGAGTTTATTAGAAGCTAGAAATTTAAATCATAATTATATAACTCCAGAGCATATATTATTGGGATTAATAAGAGAAGCAGAAGGTGTAGCCTTTACTATCCTTTCTAATTTAGGATTAGATGTTGAAAGGTTAAAAAAAGAGCTAATAAAAAATTTGTCAGGAGAAGAAATGCTTAAAGATGAAGGTAGCAAAAAAAGTGCTAAAAGTTCTACTCCTACATTAGATCAATTTGGAAGAGATCTAACTGAAATGGCAGAGGAGGGGAAAATTGATCCAGTTATTGGAAGAGACAAAGAAACTCAAAGAGTTTTAGAAATATTATGCAGAAGGACCAAGAATAATCCTTGTTTAATAGGGGAACCGGGAGTTGGAAAAACAGCAATAGCGGAAGGGTTAGCCCAAAACATAATTAATGGGAATATACCAGAAATATTAAAAAATAAAAGGGTAGTTACGTTAGATTTAACATCTATGATAGCAGGAGCTAAATATAGGGGTGAATTTGAGGATAGATTAAAGAAAATAATGGAGGAAGTAAGAAACTCTAAAGATACAATATTGTTTATAGATGAAATTCATACAATAGTTGGAGCTGGAGCAGCAGAAGGGGCTATAGATGCGGCAAACATATTAAAGCCGGCATTGGCAAGAGGAGAAATTCAATGTATAGGTGCAACTACATTAGATGAGTATAGAAAATATATAGAAAAAGATTCTGCTTTAGAGAGAAGATTCCAGCCTATAAATGTAGGAGAACCTACAAAAGAAGAAACAATAGAGATTTTAAAAGGATTAAGAGATAAGTATGAAGCACATCATAGAGTTAAATTTACAGATGATGCTATATATGCAGCGGTTAATTTATCAGATAGATATATAAGAGATAGATTTTTGCCAGATAAAGCAATAGATTTAATAGATGAAGCTGGTTCAAAGGTTAGAATAGAAAATTTAATTGCACCACCAGATCTAAAAAATATAGAGGAACAATTAGATAAAGTTGTTAAAGAAAAAGAAGATGCAATAAGAGTTCAGGATTTTGAAAAAGCTGCTAACTTAAGGGATAAAGAAAAGGAATTAAAAGAAAAGTTAGAAGGGTTAAAAAAGGATTGGAATGCAGAAAAAGAGGGTTCTAATTTAATTGTATCAGAACAACAAATAGCGTCAGTAGTTTCAAAGTGGACTAATATACCAGTTAATAAGCTTACTGAAAAGGAATCAGAAAGACTTTTAAAATTAGAAGATATTCTTCATAATAGAGTAATTGGGCAAGAAGAAGCTATTAAATCAGTATCAAAATCTGTAAGAAGGGCAAGAGTAGGCTTAAAAGATCCAAAGAGACCAATAGGGTCATTTATATTTTTAGGACCAACAGGTGTAGGAAAAACTGAATTAACAAAAGCTTTAGCAGAAGCTATGTTTGGAAATGAAAATAATATGATTAGAGTTGATATGTCAGAGTATATGGAAAAGCATTCAGTATCCAGATTAATAGGATCACCTCCAGGATATGTAGGACATGATGAAGGGGGTCAATTAACAGAGAAAGTAAGGACAAATCCATATTCAGTTGTGTTATTTGACGAAATAGAAAAAGCTCATCCAGAAGTATTTAATATATTGCTTCAAATATTAGAAGATGGAAGGCTTACAGATGGCAAAGGTAAGACAGTAGATTTTAGAAACACTATAATCATAATGACATCTAATGTAGGAGCATCAACTATAAGTAGGCAAAAAACATTAGGTTTTAATACTTCTATAGAAGAAGAAAGAGAAACAGAATATGAAAAAATGAAAGATAACATTATGCATGAGTTAAAACATTCATTTAGGCCAGAATTCTTAAATAGAATAGACGATATAATAGTTTTCCATAAATTAAGAGAAGAGCATATTAAAGAAATAGTTAAGCTTATGCTAAAAATTGTATCAAATAGAGTTGAAGATCAAGGAATCAAATTAGAGTTTACAGAAGAAGCAGAAAAAATATTAGCAAAAGAAGGATATGATACTAATTATGGAGCTAGACCTTTAAGAAGGGCTATAACTAAAATTGTAGAAGATAAATTGTCAGAAGAGATATTAAAAGGTAATATTAAAAAAGGTGATTCAGTTAAAGTTAATACTATTGAAGATAAATTGAATTTTTCTAAAATCTAA
- the radA gene encoding DNA repair protein RadA, protein MAKNKIVYTCQQCGYESIKWVGKCPGCNTWNSMVEEEKQSTNKTIKNINIKSEPKMISTIKSSEYERLDTGIKELNRVLGGGIVRGSLTLISGSPGIGKSTILLQAANNIATKYGKVLYVSGEESEEQIKMRADRLKVISKDIYILSETNVDIIKEHITTINPKFVIIDSIQTLFKSELSSAPGTVSQVRQCSNDIMLISKNNNIPFFIVAHVTKQGELAGPRVLEHMVDTVLSFEGERTQEFRILRTVKNRFGTTSEIGVFEMAGEGLLEISNPSAVFLEETEFQREGSVIIGIMEGTRPILIEIQALVSETKAYMPRRTAVGVDTARLNLILAVLEKKLNIPFYNCDVYVNVVGGLDLTGTFADLGLALALISSAKSKDIKLPKVLVVGEIGLTGEVRPVSFCDRIVNEGIKMGFTSIIIPDRNKDKISVKNNVNLIGISSLREGINKVF, encoded by the coding sequence ATGGCTAAAAATAAAATTGTATATACATGTCAACAATGCGGGTACGAATCTATAAAGTGGGTAGGAAAATGCCCTGGATGCAATACTTGGAATAGTATGGTAGAAGAAGAAAAACAATCAACTAATAAGACTATAAAAAATATAAATATTAAATCAGAACCTAAAATGATATCTACAATAAAATCTAGTGAATACGAAAGATTAGATACTGGAATAAAGGAACTAAATAGAGTTTTAGGTGGTGGTATAGTTAGGGGATCTTTAACTCTTATATCTGGCTCTCCTGGAATAGGAAAGTCCACAATACTTTTACAAGCTGCTAATAATATTGCTACTAAGTATGGTAAGGTTTTATATGTATCAGGAGAAGAATCAGAAGAGCAAATAAAAATGAGGGCAGATAGACTTAAGGTAATATCAAAAGATATATACATACTTTCAGAAACAAATGTGGATATAATAAAAGAACACATTACGACAATTAATCCTAAATTTGTTATAATAGATTCTATACAGACTCTTTTTAAAAGTGAACTATCTTCAGCTCCAGGTACTGTGTCTCAAGTTAGGCAGTGTTCTAACGATATTATGCTTATAAGCAAAAATAATAACATACCTTTCTTTATAGTGGCACATGTTACAAAGCAAGGAGAATTAGCAGGACCTAGAGTTTTAGAACATATGGTAGATACGGTTTTATCTTTTGAAGGAGAAAGAACCCAAGAATTTAGGATTTTAAGAACAGTAAAAAATCGTTTCGGAACTACAAGTGAAATAGGAGTTTTTGAAATGGCAGGAGAAGGACTATTAGAAATAAGTAACCCTTCCGCTGTATTTTTAGAAGAAACTGAATTTCAAAGGGAAGGTTCTGTAATAATAGGTATAATGGAAGGTACTAGACCAATACTTATAGAAATACAAGCGTTGGTAAGTGAAACAAAAGCTTATATGCCAAGAAGAACAGCAGTAGGAGTAGACACAGCTAGATTGAATTTAATATTAGCCGTGTTAGAAAAAAAATTAAATATACCTTTTTATAATTGCGATGTATATGTTAATGTAGTAGGAGGGTTAGATTTAACAGGGACTTTTGCTGATTTAGGATTAGCATTAGCTTTAATATCTAGTGCTAAATCAAAAGATATAAAATTACCTAAAGTTTTAGTAGTTGGAGAAATAGGACTTACAGGAGAGGTTCGCCCCGTAAGTTTTTGTGATAGAATAGTAAATGAAGGCATAAAAATGGGATTTACCAGTATAATTATACCTGATAGAAATAAAGACAAAATTTCTGTAAAAAATAATGTTAATCTAATTGGTATATCTTCTTTAAGAGAAGGTATTAATAAAGTATTTTAA
- the disA gene encoding DNA integrity scanning diadenylate cyclase DisA, translating to MRIEKDKELMNILKIMAPGTPLREGLENILRAKTGGLLILGDSDQILKLVDGGFKINSEYSPSYVYELAKMDGSIVLSSDLKKILCANAQLIPDSSIPTFETGTRHRTADRVAKQTGAIVIAISQRRNIITVYKGGIKYVLRDSSIILARANQALQTLEKYVAVLDRVVNNLNILEFKDIATLFDVVTAIQRSEMVMRIVSEIERYICELGNEGRLIDMQLSELIKSVEEDGILLIRDYCRSNMEYEDIYKQIQGLSSEELLNLDGLSKIIGYTGVPLVDTLISPRGYRMINKIPRIPSNVIENLVANFNQLKCVMEASYEQLDNVEGIGEARAKAIKNGLRRLREQIMLDKV from the coding sequence GTGAGAATAGAAAAAGATAAAGAATTAATGAATATACTTAAAATAATGGCCCCAGGGACCCCACTAAGAGAGGGGTTAGAGAATATATTAAGAGCTAAAACCGGTGGATTATTAATTCTAGGAGATAGTGACCAAATATTAAAGTTAGTAGACGGTGGATTTAAAATTAATTCAGAATATAGTCCATCTTATGTTTATGAACTAGCTAAAATGGATGGTTCAATTGTGTTAAGTAGCGATTTAAAAAAGATATTATGTGCTAATGCTCAATTAATACCAGATTCATCTATACCTACTTTTGAGACAGGAACAAGACATAGAACTGCTGATAGAGTGGCAAAACAAACAGGAGCTATAGTAATAGCTATTTCTCAAAGGAGAAATATAATAACTGTTTATAAGGGTGGAATAAAGTATGTATTAAGGGATAGTAGCATAATATTAGCAAGAGCTAATCAAGCTCTGCAAACTTTAGAAAAATATGTAGCTGTTTTAGACAGAGTAGTAAATAATTTGAATATACTAGAATTTAAGGATATAGCAACTTTATTTGATGTAGTAACTGCTATTCAAAGATCCGAAATGGTTATGAGAATAGTTAGTGAAATAGAAAGATATATATGTGAATTAGGTAATGAAGGAAGACTAATTGATATGCAATTAAGTGAATTAATAAAAAGTGTAGAAGAAGATGGTATTCTGCTCATAAGAGATTATTGTAGAAGCAATATGGAGTATGAGGATATATACAAACAAATACAAGGACTTTCATCAGAAGAACTTTTAAATTTAGATGGATTATCAAAAATTATAGGATATACAGGAGTACCTTTGGTAGATACACTTATTTCACCCCGAGGATATAGGATGATTAATAAAATACCGAGAATACCAAGTAATGTAATAGAAAATTTAGTAGCTAATTTTAATCAATTAAAATGTGTAATGGAAGCATCCTATGAGCAATTAGATAATGTAGAAGGGATTGGAGAAGCTAGAGCTAAAGCTATAAAAAATGGATTAAGAAGACTTAGAGAACAAATAATGCTAGATAAAGTATAG
- a CDS encoding PIN/TRAM domain-containing protein, which translates to MLNKILRWLFTIIGLALGYIIGGLIMSTNYFSSLSYFNGSQVKSAFFLILCSIVFGIILFLISPWINSIILKIMDYIVRSLQKLSANEIVFGTVGAILGLAISALFVNLLAQIPIVGVILAVVVAIIMAALGANIAIKRKEELISLFSNIKRNSPAKEKKSKSNKSNATPKVLDTSVIIDGRIFDICQTEFIEGTLVIPTFVLAELRHIADSSDSLKRNRGRRGLDILNKIQKELNIDVQIYEKDFPEIAEVDSKLLKLAQVLNGKVITNDYNLNKVAEFQGVPVLNINELANAVKPVVLPGEEMNIQIVKDGKEANQGIAYFDDGTMIVVEGAKKRIGQNLDVVVTSVLQTAAGRMIFAKRKEES; encoded by the coding sequence ATGTTAAATAAAATATTAAGATGGCTTTTTACAATAATAGGATTAGCCTTAGGGTATATAATTGGGGGATTAATTATGTCAACCAACTATTTCTCTAGTTTATCTTATTTTAATGGAAGTCAAGTTAAGTCAGCTTTCTTTTTAATTTTATGTTCTATAGTTTTTGGAATAATATTATTTCTTATATCCCCATGGATAAATTCTATAATATTGAAAATAATGGATTATATAGTAAGAAGTTTGCAAAAATTATCTGCCAATGAAATTGTATTTGGAACTGTTGGAGCTATATTGGGATTGGCTATATCAGCTTTATTCGTTAATTTGTTAGCTCAGATCCCTATAGTAGGAGTAATATTAGCTGTAGTTGTTGCTATTATTATGGCTGCATTAGGAGCCAATATTGCAATTAAAAGAAAAGAAGAATTAATATCACTTTTTTCTAATATAAAAAGAAATTCACCAGCAAAAGAAAAAAAGTCAAAGTCTAATAAAAGTAATGCAACCCCTAAAGTATTAGATACATCTGTTATAATAGATGGAAGAATATTTGATATATGTCAGACTGAATTTATAGAGGGAACGTTGGTAATACCTACTTTTGTTCTAGCAGAGCTTAGGCATATTGCAGATTCTTCAGATAGTTTAAAGAGAAATAGAGGGAGAAGGGGTTTAGATATACTAAACAAAATACAAAAAGAGCTAAATATAGATGTACAAATATATGAAAAGGACTTCCCCGAAATAGCAGAGGTAGATAGTAAATTATTAAAATTAGCTCAGGTTTTAAATGGTAAAGTAATAACTAATGATTATAACTTGAATAAAGTAGCTGAATTTCAAGGGGTACCTGTATTGAATATAAATGAACTAGCAAATGCAGTAAAACCTGTTGTGTTGCCAGGAGAGGAAATGAATATCCAAATTGTTAAAGATGGTAAAGAAGCTAATCAAGGAATAGCTTACTTTGATGATGGAACTATGATTGTAGTAGAAGGTGCTAAAAAACGTATAGGGCAAAATTTAGACGTAGTAGTAACCTCTGTTTTACAAACAGCAGCAGGAAGAATGATTTTTGCCAAGAGAAAAGAGGAGTCCTAG
- the ispD gene encoding 2-C-methyl-D-erythritol 4-phosphate cytidylyltransferase: MSKNSVIIVAAGKGKRMNSSISKQFLHIKNKPILYYTLNKFSTHESIDEIVLVTLEDKIEVCSDIIDKYNIDKVSKIVPGGKERQDSVYNGLKAVSKDCEVVLIHDAARPFVTSDIIENGIRYVNQYGAAACGVIPKDTIKIKDKKGFAIDTPRREDLFIVQTPQCFSYNIILDCHEKLKKHNKKVTDDTMVLENYGKSVYLYEGSYSNIKITTPEDLILGEQILEKLT; encoded by the coding sequence ATGAGCAAAAATTCTGTTATTATAGTTGCTGCTGGAAAAGGCAAAAGAATGAATAGCAGTATAAGTAAGCAGTTTTTGCATATAAAAAACAAACCCATTCTTTACTATACTTTAAACAAATTTTCAACTCATGAATCTATAGATGAAATAGTGCTAGTTACCTTAGAAGATAAAATAGAAGTTTGCAGTGATATTATAGATAAATATAATATTGATAAGGTATCTAAAATAGTTCCAGGAGGTAAGGAAAGACAAGATTCTGTTTATAATGGATTAAAAGCTGTATCAAAGGATTGTGAGGTAGTATTAATTCATGATGCAGCAAGGCCTTTTGTTACTAGTGATATTATAGAGAATGGTATAAGATATGTGAATCAATATGGGGCTGCTGCTTGTGGAGTGATTCCAAAGGATACCATAAAGATAAAAGATAAAAAAGGGTTTGCAATAGATACTCCTAGAAGAGAGGATCTATTTATAGTTCAAACCCCTCAGTGTTTTAGTTACAATATAATATTAGATTGTCATGAAAAGTTAAAAAAACATAATAAAAAAGTAACAGATGATACTATGGTTTTAGAAAATTACGGTAAATCAGTATATTTATATGAAGGAAGCTATAGTAATATAAAAATAACAACTCCTGAAGATTTAATATTAGGAGAACAAATATTAGAAAAGCTAACTTAG